A section of the Gallus gallus isolate bGalGal1 chromosome 4, bGalGal1.mat.broiler.GRCg7b, whole genome shotgun sequence genome encodes:
- the NUDT6 gene encoding nucleoside diphosphate-linked moiety X motif 6, with the protein MQTVNGWKFPGGLSNPGEDIGDTAVREVFEETGIKSEFKSILSIRQQHKHPGAFGKSDMYIICRLQPSSFTINFCQQECLRCEWMDLDELARTKHATPITSNVAKLLLYGYREGFDKIDITMREFPAVYTGLFYKLYHRELPESYRNIT; encoded by the exons atgcAGACCGTCAATGGATGGAAATTCCCAGGAGGTCTGTCTAATCCTGGCGAAGACATTG GAGACACGGCAGTTCGAGAGGTTTTTGAAGAGACTGGCATCAAGTCAGAGTTCAAGTCCATCCTAAGCATAAGACAGCAACACAAACACCCCGGAGCCTTTGGGAAGTCAGACATGTACATCATCTGTCgcctgcagccctcctccttCACCATCAACTTCTGCCAGCAGGAGTGCTTGCGGTGTGAGTGGATGGACCTCGATGAGCTTGCCAGGACAAAACATGCTACTCCCATCACGAGCAACGTAGCTAAGCTGTTACTTTACGGATACCGGGAAGGGTTTGATAAAATTGATATAACCATGAGAGAGTTTCCAGCTGTTTACACAGGCCTCTTCTACAAACTATACCACAGGGAGCTGCCTGAATCCTACAGAAACATTACATGA